Genomic DNA from Coleofasciculus chthonoplastes PCC 7420:
AAGCTGGATGTCGTGGGTTCGAGTCCCATCACCCGCTCTACTGGCGTGGCACAGCTAAAATGGTGGAATAGACTTGACTATTGAATCGGGCGCACGTCTATTCGCCCCTACGGTTTCGGGTATCCCATTCTAATTCATATTGCTAAGGTGTGCCACGCCACTACAGTGACCGAAAATTTGGGTTCAGGCTCCCCGTCCTTCAAGGACGGCTTTGGTTATAGCACCATGAAAGCGACAGACTTGCATCGCCTACAAATGACATTGCTCATCGCCTGCTTAGAATGGCTGTGGCGAGAGCGCAATGATTTCTATGCGTCTGGTAATCTGACGATCTACTACTCTCCCCGTCAGCGCAAGTCAGAGAAGTTCCGGGGACCGGATTTTTTTGTGGTTTTGGGAGTAGAACGCTTTCCTCGCCAAAGTTGGGTGGTTTGGGAGGAAGATGGTAAGTATCCCAATGTGATTGTAGAAATTCTTTCTCCCAAGACGGCTGCGACTGATCGAGGCTTAAAAAAGCAGCTATATCAAGATGTTTTCCGTACTCCGGACTATTTTTGGTTTGACCCGAATAGCTTGGAGTTTCAAGGTTTTCATTTGGTCGATGGTGAGTATGAACAGTTGCATCCGAATCAGCAAGGGTGGTTATGGAGCAAACAGTTGGGGTTATATTTGGGAATTTATGAGTCGAAGTTGCGCTTTTTTAATGCCCAAGGACAGCTAATTCCGATACCCCAAGAAGTCGCTGAACAAGAGCAACAACAGCGAGTGCAAGCAGAGCAACAGTTAACCCAAGCAGAGCAACAGTTAACGGAGATGGAGTCGCTTTTGAGTCGATATCGGGAACGCTTTGGAGAGTTGCCCGAGTAAAGTGGCTTATAGCGCTACGCGCTAGGCTTTCTTGCAATAGGCAACACCTCGGCTTACTTCGACTTACTTCGGCTTACTTCGGCTTCGCTCAGTAACACGCTCAGTACAAGTCGCTCAGGGTCAAGCGATTTAAATTAATTTTTCTTCTTTTGTCCTAACCTTAGAGCGTAGTGCTATAACTCCCCATTTCCTTTATCTAACCTATCTCTTGCTTGGAAAATTCAGTTCAACAAAGATTTCCATTCTTTTTTCAAACAGTGCAGCACCTCAGGCTCAAAGAGGACAACTTTTTGGTCGTCGGGAAACTTCCCTTGGCATAAGCGCACGGCAATTTGTCCTAAGTTTTCACTGAAGAGAATCTGCTTAAATAACAGATTATCTGTTTTCTCGATCAGATGAACCGCTGTAGCAAATTCCCCTTCTAAATCAAAACCAACATTCAGTTTGATGTGATGGATTTCGTGAATACAGCGGAAAATCAGGTTAATGTCTGAACCCAAAAGATCAGAATTGTTGAACTGAGTGGTAATCATTAGTTTCCCTTGGTTATAATCTCTATAGATATGCTCTAAGCTCAGTTCTGTTCCTTTCATGTAAGGAAAGTAATCAACATACTGAAACTCCATACCCTGGAGTTCTACCTGTGCTATATCCACGATAAACTGACGGAAGCCTTTCACGACGGAAGGCGAGAGAGCATACGCTGGGGTATCAATGTAATACCGAGCAATGTCTTCAAGATTCATGTGTTTTTGTTAGATGCAACCAACTGATAATGGAAATCACCAGACAATCTAATCATTGACCTGGCTTACTGAGGGTAGTCCCTCACAGAATTCACCCAATTCAATTTTGGGAGATCTCAGCCCAAAAAACATCCAGAGAACTACGGAAATTTTTGGGTGAAATTCCCGAAAAGTCCGCGTGGATTCACCGATGGAGGTTTATTTATAAAGTAAATACAAAAAAGCTAGACAAAGTACATAGACTGTGCTATT
This window encodes:
- a CDS encoding Uma2 family endonuclease, yielding MKATDLHRLQMTLLIACLEWLWRERNDFYASGNLTIYYSPRQRKSEKFRGPDFFVVLGVERFPRQSWVVWEEDGKYPNVIVEILSPKTAATDRGLKKQLYQDVFRTPDYFWFDPNSLEFQGFHLVDGEYEQLHPNQQGWLWSKQLGLYLGIYESKLRFFNAQGQLIPIPQEVAEQEQQQRVQAEQQLTQAEQQLTEMESLLSRYRERFGELPE